In Streptomyces dangxiongensis, one DNA window encodes the following:
- a CDS encoding LacI family DNA-binding transcriptional regulator, whose amino-acid sequence MASIKDVAAAAGVSVATVSRVLNAHPSVSADARTRVLAAVDALGYRPNAVARSLRTDQTHTLGLVISDVLNPYFTELARSVEEEARALGYSVIIGNADERPELQDHHVRNLLDRRIDGLLVSPTDGGSPLMLDAVRAGTPMVFVDRWIPGVDVPVVRADGRAAVRDLVAHLYGLGHRRLAIIAGPAATTTGSERVEAFRAALAEYGIPLPDAYIGQGDFQAESGRRVTEGFLDLPRPPEVVFAADNLMALGALDAVRARGLRVPDDIALAAFDDIPWFVHTDPPVTAIAQPTGELGRAAVRALADRIEGRAPRSVTLPARLVVRRSCGAPAQPQSPSPVQRSTS is encoded by the coding sequence ATGGCGAGCATCAAGGATGTCGCCGCCGCGGCCGGGGTGTCCGTGGCCACGGTGTCGCGGGTGCTGAACGCGCATCCGTCGGTCAGTGCGGACGCACGGACGCGGGTGCTGGCCGCCGTCGACGCCCTCGGGTACCGGCCCAACGCCGTCGCCCGGTCCCTGCGGACCGACCAGACCCACACCCTCGGGCTGGTGATCAGCGACGTGCTGAACCCGTACTTCACCGAGCTGGCCCGTTCCGTCGAGGAGGAGGCCCGCGCGCTCGGCTACAGCGTGATCATCGGCAACGCCGACGAGCGGCCCGAGCTGCAGGACCACCACGTGCGGAACCTGCTGGACCGGCGCATCGACGGGCTGCTCGTGTCGCCGACCGACGGGGGGTCGCCGCTGATGCTGGACGCCGTCCGCGCGGGGACCCCGATGGTGTTCGTCGACCGGTGGATCCCGGGCGTGGACGTGCCCGTCGTGCGGGCCGACGGGCGGGCGGCCGTACGGGACCTCGTGGCCCATCTGTACGGGCTCGGGCACCGCCGGCTCGCGATCATCGCGGGACCGGCGGCCACCACCACCGGCAGTGAGCGGGTCGAGGCCTTCCGGGCGGCCCTCGCCGAGTACGGCATACCGCTCCCGGACGCCTACATCGGCCAGGGCGACTTCCAGGCGGAGAGCGGGCGGCGCGTGACCGAGGGGTTCCTGGATCTTCCCCGGCCGCCGGAGGTCGTCTTCGCGGCCGACAACCTGATGGCGCTCGGCGCGCTGGACGCCGTACGCGCGCGCGGGCTGCGCGTGCCGGACGACATCGCGCTGGCCGCGTTCGACGACATCCCGTGGTTCGTGCACACCGACCCGCCGGTGACCGCGATCGCCCAGCCGACCGGCGAGCTGGGGCGCGCCGCCGTACGCGCGCTGGCCGACCGGATCGAGGGGCGCGCCCCCCGGTCCGTCACCCTGCCCGCCCGGCTCGTCGTGCGCCGCTCGTGCGGTGCGCCGGCCCAGCCCCAGTCCCCCTCCCCAGTGCAAAGGAGCACGTCGTGA
- a CDS encoding sugar ABC transporter ATP-binding protein, which translates to MSNPDELLRIEGIRKTFPGVVALDGVDFDLRRGEVHVLLGENGAGKSTLIKMLSGAYTPDAGRIHVGGREVRIQGAQDAERLGIATIYQEFNLVPDLTVAENIFLGRQPRRFGMIDRKRMEARAGELLERVGVDVSPRARVRDLGIARLQMVEIAKALSVDARVLVMDEPTAVLTSEEVEKLFAIVRSLRADGVGIVFITHHLEEIAALGDRVTVIRDGRSVGQVPASTAEDELVRLMVGRSIEQQYPRERPERGAPLLSVEGLTRDGVFHDVSFEVHAGEVVGVAGLVGAGRTEVVRAVFGADPYDHGVVRVSGGRLRRHDVNAAMAAGIGLVPEDRKGQGLVLDASVEENLGLVTLRSATRAGLVDRKAQHAAAGRIAGQLGVRMAGLGQRVRTLSGGNQQKVVIGKWLLADTRVLILDEPTRGIDVGAKVEIYQLINELTAAGAAVLMISSDLPEVLGMSDRVLVMAQGRITGELAAGEATQDAVMALAVSAPATGTDPAGSTPVPTQTTGTEKEATRGH; encoded by the coding sequence GTGAGCAACCCGGACGAGTTGCTGCGCATCGAGGGCATACGCAAGACCTTCCCCGGCGTGGTGGCGCTCGACGGCGTCGACTTCGACCTGCGCCGGGGCGAGGTCCATGTGCTGCTCGGTGAGAACGGCGCCGGCAAGAGCACGCTCATCAAGATGCTCTCCGGCGCCTACACGCCCGACGCGGGGCGGATCCACGTCGGCGGCCGGGAGGTGCGCATCCAGGGCGCCCAGGACGCCGAGCGGCTCGGGATCGCCACCATCTACCAGGAGTTCAACCTGGTCCCGGATCTCACCGTGGCCGAGAACATCTTCCTGGGGCGGCAGCCGCGCCGCTTCGGGATGATCGACCGCAAGCGGATGGAGGCCCGGGCCGGCGAGCTGCTGGAGCGGGTGGGCGTCGACGTCTCGCCCCGCGCCCGCGTGCGGGACCTCGGTATCGCGCGGCTCCAGATGGTCGAGATCGCCAAGGCGCTCAGCGTCGACGCGCGCGTGCTCGTCATGGACGAGCCGACCGCCGTGCTCACCTCCGAGGAGGTGGAGAAGCTGTTCGCCATCGTGCGCTCACTGCGCGCGGACGGCGTCGGCATCGTGTTCATCACCCACCACCTGGAGGAGATCGCCGCCCTGGGTGACCGGGTCACCGTCATCCGGGACGGCAGGAGCGTCGGGCAGGTGCCCGCCTCCACGGCCGAGGACGAACTCGTACGGCTGATGGTGGGGCGGTCCATCGAGCAGCAGTATCCGCGGGAACGGCCCGAGCGGGGCGCCCCGTTGCTGTCCGTGGAGGGGCTCACCCGTGACGGGGTCTTCCACGACGTGAGTTTCGAGGTGCACGCCGGCGAGGTCGTCGGCGTCGCGGGGCTCGTGGGCGCCGGGCGGACGGAGGTCGTGCGGGCCGTGTTCGGCGCCGATCCGTACGACCACGGAGTGGTGCGGGTGTCGGGCGGGCGGCTCAGGCGGCACGACGTGAACGCGGCGATGGCGGCCGGGATCGGACTCGTGCCGGAGGACCGCAAGGGCCAGGGGCTGGTGCTGGACGCCTCCGTCGAGGAGAACCTCGGTTTGGTGACCCTGCGCTCCGCGACGCGGGCCGGGCTGGTCGACCGCAAGGCGCAGCACGCGGCGGCCGGGCGGATCGCGGGGCAACTGGGCGTGCGGATGGCCGGACTGGGGCAGCGGGTGCGGACCCTGTCCGGCGGCAACCAGCAGAAGGTCGTCATCGGCAAGTGGCTGCTGGCCGACACCCGGGTGCTGATCCTCGACGAGCCGACGCGCGGTATCGACGTCGGCGCGAAGGTCGAGATCTACCAGCTCATCAACGAACTGACGGCCGCCGGGGCCGCCGTCCTGATGATCTCCAGTGATCTGCCGGAGGTGCTCGGCATGAGCGACCGGGTGCTGGTCATGGCCCAGGGCCGGATCACCGGTGAACTCGCCGCCGGCGAGGCCACCCAGGACGCCGTCATGGCGCTCGCCGTCTCCGCCCCGGCCACCGGGACCGATCCCGCCGGCTCCACCCCCGTCCCCACCCAGACCACCGGAACCGAGAAGGAGGCCACCCGTGGCCACTGA